A single genomic interval of Geotrypetes seraphini chromosome 1, aGeoSer1.1, whole genome shotgun sequence harbors:
- the NPY1R gene encoding neuropeptide Y receptor type 1 → MNSALFSSIENHSVNLNFSETHSRTLPFEEEEECHMPLAVVFTLALAYGAVIILGLSGNLALIIIILKQREMRNVTNILIVNLSFSDLLVTIMCLPLTLVYTLMDHWVFGEVMCKLNPYVQCVSITVSIFTLVLIAIERHQLIINPRGWRPNNRHACLGISAIWIAAMVSSFPYMIYQVLTDEPFRNVTIETFKGKFVCVERFPLEAIRLSYTTTLLVIQYFGPLCFIFVCYAKIYIRLKRRNNMMDKMRDNKYRSNETKRINIMLISIVVAFAVCWLPLNIFNIVFDWNYEIIATCSHNSLFLICHLTAMISTCVNPIFYGFLNKNFQRDLQFFFNFCDFRSREDDYETIAMSTMQTDVSKTSLKQASPIA, encoded by the exons ATGAATTCTGCATTGTTTTCTTCCATTGAAAATCATTCTGTTAATCTTAACTTTTCAGAGACGCATTCTAGAACTCTACCATTTGAGGAAGAAGAAGAATGTCATATGCCATTGGCCGTGGTCTTCACCTTAGCACTGGCCTATGGTGCTGTCATTATTCTAGGCCTCTCTGGAAATCTGGCCCTAATTATCATCAtcttaaaacaaagggagatgcGGAATGTCACCAATATCCTAATTGTTAATCTCTCCTTTTCTGATCTTCTAGTGACGATCATGTGTCTCCCCTTAACTTTGGTTTACACTTTAATGGACCACTGGGTCTTTGGAGAAGTAATGTGCAAACTAAACCCATATGTGCAATGTGTCTCTATAACTGTTTCCATTTTTACTTTGGTTCTCATTGCAATTGAACGCCATCAACTAATAATCAACCCACGAGGTTGGAGGCCAAATAACAGACATGCCTGCTTAGGGATTTCTGCCATCTGGATAGCAGCCATGGTTTCTTCATTTCCTTACATGATCTATCAAGTATTAACTGATGAGCCCTTCAGAAATGTGACAATTGAGACTTTCAAAGGGAAATTTGTGTGTGTTGAAAGATTTCCTTTGGAAGCGATCAGACTTTCTTATACCACTACGCTTCTTGTGATCCAGTACTTTGGTCCtctttgctttatttttgtttgttatgCGAAG ataTACATACgattaaaaagaagaaacaacATGATGGACAAAATGAGAGACAATAAGTATAGATCAAATGAAACGAAAAGAATCAACATCATGCTTATTTCTATCGTGGTGGCATTTGCGGTCTGTTGGTTGCCACTTAACATTTTTAACATTGTGTTTGACTGGAATTATGAGATCATTGCTACATGTAGCCACAATTCACTGTTTCTGATTTGCCACCTCACAGCGATGATTTCCACTTGTGTGAACCCTATCTTTTATGGATTCCTCAACAAGAACTTCCAAAGGGATTTGcagtttttctttaatttttgtgACTTTCGATCCAGAGAGGATGATTATGAGACTATAGCTATGTCTACCATGCAAACGGATGTTTCTAAAACATCTTTGAAGCAAGCAAGCCCAATTGcataa